In Candidatus Neomarinimicrobiota bacterium, a single window of DNA contains:
- a CDS encoding DUF3108 domain-containing protein: protein MTPDARWAVKLICALLLGGMAVGSGRLQAADSLSYTVSWLGIPVVEVTVAKVENAAGFQQEYRARTRRWFDPIYAVDNRYRIWLDANSGYPQRYEKEVRERRHSNHSWVQYELAARRISYASGEQRPWPEPTHNLFSALVWIERHPWKVAETRRLLVEVEGVIWALAAHCTEQLSAARKGGPLFIVEARFEGQVAGSPVLAESDIVARLLPGEGHEIRLGIDPVARRYNWIEFGSPPFLVRAKLNLAPLRP, encoded by the coding sequence ATGACGCCTGACGCCCGCTGGGCCGTGAAGCTGATCTGTGCGCTACTGCTGGGAGGCATGGCGGTGGGATCAGGCCGGCTCCAGGCAGCAGATAGTCTGTCGTACACGGTGTCCTGGCTGGGCATCCCCGTCGTGGAGGTTACGGTCGCTAAGGTGGAAAACGCAGCGGGGTTCCAGCAGGAATACCGCGCCCGCACCCGGCGCTGGTTCGACCCCATCTATGCGGTGGACAATCGCTACCGCATCTGGCTCGACGCCAACTCCGGCTATCCTCAGCGCTACGAGAAGGAGGTCCGTGAGCGCCGGCACAGCAATCATTCTTGGGTTCAGTACGAGCTGGCCGCTCGACGGATATCCTATGCCAGCGGAGAGCAACGCCCCTGGCCGGAGCCCACCCATAATCTTTTCAGCGCACTGGTCTGGATTGAGCGGCACCCGTGGAAGGTGGCTGAGACGCGGCGGCTGCTGGTGGAAGTGGAGGGGGTCATCTGGGCGCTGGCGGCGCACTGTACCGAGCAGCTGTCTGCTGCCCGCAAGGGTGGACCGCTGTTCATAGTGGAGGCGCGCTTCGAAGGGCAGGTTGCAGGCTCTCCGGTGCTGGCGGAATCCGATATTGTCGCGCGGTTGCTGCCTGGGGAAGGGCACGAAATCAGGCTGGGCATTGACCCTGTAGCACGGAGATACAATTGGATTGAGTTCGGATCACCCCCCTTCCTGGTGCGGGCAAAATTGAATCTTGCTCCGCTGCGTCCATAA
- a CDS encoding glycosyltransferase yields MSLLSLALIVFKGCLVVYVLALGWFILGQLRPEPPRSRAQPSVSVIVAARNWTRSLGPLLEQLQNQDYPPAQLECVVVDDGLSAASLARVQEAVGTAQNFKVVNSSVGGEELAHKKRALDAGIRSSAGEILLFTDADCQVGPGWVSSLVGYFTPATDYVVGWSRVAGRGGAAWAAEPEAAERPLTVFEQVDFTMLMLAGRGATLMGTAWASSGQNQAYRRRLFKSVGGFHDLAHRLGGDDALFLQLVRRKAGARVTFASDPNSWVVTGPAQSLRLFLAQRIRWAGEAVGIVRVNPAFLVIPLATLGVNLLIIVLAVAALTRAGAVLPTLIPAVLLKAAAEALLLTIGSRKLPLGDLRRHFPFWFLLHIPYLSVVGLASLWGNRLPWVRSGVEEV; encoded by the coding sequence TTGTCCCTCCTTAGTCTGGCACTGATAGTCTTCAAGGGCTGCCTGGTGGTCTATGTGCTGGCGTTGGGTTGGTTTATCCTGGGACAGCTCCGTCCAGAGCCGCCCCGCAGCCGGGCACAGCCCTCCGTCTCGGTCATCGTGGCTGCCCGGAACTGGACCCGCAGCTTAGGGCCGCTGCTGGAACAATTGCAAAACCAGGACTATCCCCCTGCCCAGCTGGAGTGCGTCGTCGTTGATGACGGGCTGTCAGCGGCCTCTCTGGCCCGGGTGCAGGAGGCTGTGGGCACGGCTCAGAATTTCAAGGTGGTGAACTCCTCCGTGGGGGGTGAGGAACTGGCCCACAAGAAGCGCGCCCTGGACGCCGGCATCCGGTCCAGCGCGGGCGAGATACTACTGTTTACCGACGCCGATTGCCAGGTGGGTCCGGGCTGGGTCTCCAGCCTGGTGGGCTATTTTACCCCCGCAACCGACTATGTGGTAGGCTGGTCCCGGGTGGCTGGCCGCGGCGGGGCAGCCTGGGCTGCTGAGCCTGAGGCGGCCGAGCGGCCCCTCACTGTATTTGAGCAGGTGGACTTTACCATGCTCATGCTGGCGGGCCGGGGCGCCACGCTGATGGGCACCGCCTGGGCCAGCAGCGGCCAGAACCAGGCCTACCGACGCAGGCTCTTCAAGTCGGTGGGCGGCTTTCACGATCTGGCTCACCGCCTCGGAGGTGACGACGCTCTGTTTCTGCAGCTGGTCCGGCGCAAAGCCGGCGCCCGGGTCACGTTTGCATCTGATCCCAACAGTTGGGTGGTGACCGGGCCGGCTCAATCGCTGCGTCTTTTTCTGGCCCAACGGATTCGGTGGGCCGGTGAAGCCGTAGGTATTGTGCGCGTCAATCCCGCCTTCCTGGTCATTCCCCTTGCCACCCTGGGGGTCAATCTTCTGATCATCGTCCTGGCGGTGGCGGCACTGACCCGTGCTGGCGCGGTGCTGCCCACGCTCATTCCCGCTGTCCTGCTGAAAGCGGCTGCCGAAGCACTCTTGCTCACCATCGGATCGAGAAAATTGCCTTTGGGCGACTTGCGGCGCCACTTCCCATTCTGGTTCCTGCTGCATATCCCTTATCTGTCAGTCGTGGGACTGGCTTCGCTATGGGGTAACCGTCTCCCCTGGGTCAGATCCGGGGTGGAGGAAGTTTAG